TTTGGTGCAATAATTGCATAAATTTCTCCTTTTTCTAACGACAAAAAGAGACCGCGAAAAACTTCGCAGCATCTCTTCTTCTATTTTTTTAATTAAATTGATTCATGGTTTTAACAAAATCATCCGTATCAATCCACGAACGAATCGCATCGACACTCTTTTGCACTGCAAAAATAATGTCCTCTTCTTCCTCTTTTTCAAACCGGTTGAGCACATGTCCTACGACAGTACGTCCCTCTTTAGGACGGCCAACCCCAACCTTAATTCTGTTAAACTCACTTGTCCCGAGGCAGGAAATAATACTCTTCATCCCATTATGGCCACCAGCGCTACCTTTTTGACGAAGACGAATCTTTCCAACCGGCAGATCCATATCATCATAAACGACTAAAAGATCTTCAATCCCTATTTTATAATAATTCATCAATGGTCGAATCGCTTCCCCTGATAAATTCATAAACGTCAAGGGCTTCATGAAGATGACTTTTTCTCCGCCCATTTGGCCCTGTGCAAATACTGCATCGAAAAGTGCTTTATCAAAATCAAATTTTTCTTGATAGGCCACTTCGTCCATTGTCATGAATCCGACATTATGTCTGGTCCCTTTATACTTTGCTCCGGGATTCCCTAGACCAACGACTAATTTCATACTTTCACCTATTCTTTTTTCTTCTATTTTGCTATTATACCATACCCCCACAACTTCCCGTTATTAATTCACTTTTTCACGAAATTGTGTTTTTTATGTATTATTTATCATAATAAAGGCCTTATGAAAATCAATTTTCAGGAAATCGTGCTATACTTATTTATGGATATTCCATTACTAATTTTTTAGGAGGTATGAACATGGAAAAATCTCAAAAACATGGTAATAAAGTAATTTTAGTCGGTGATGGTGCCGTTGGTTCTAGTTACGCTTACGCTCTTGTATTACAGGGGATTGCGGAAGAACTTGGAATCATTGATATCAATTTCGAAAAAACAGAAGGCGATGCGTTAGACTTATCACATGCCTTAGCTTTCAATGCCCCTAAAAAGATTTACGCAGCAACATACGAAGACTGCCACGATGCAGATATTGTATGTATTACTGCTGGAGCAGCCCAAAAACCAGGTGAAACTCGCTTGGATTTAGTCTCTAAAAACTTAAAGATTTTGAAAAACATTGTAGATTCTATTATGGCTAGTGGATTTGATGGAATCTTCCTAATGGCTTCAAACCCTGTGGATATCTTAACTTATGCAACTTGGAAATTCTCTGGACTTCCAAAAGAACGTGTTATCGGTTCCGGTACTTCTTTAGATAGTGCTCGTTTCCGTCAAACGATTGCTGAATTAGTGGGTGTTGACGCTCGTAATGTTCACGGATATATCATGGGTGAACACGGAGATACTGAATTCCCAGTTTGGTCTCATACAAATGTCGGTGGTTTACAAATCTATGAATGGGTTCGTCAAAATCCACATGTAGATGAAGAAAAATTAGTCGAAGTATTCTTCCAAGTGCGTGATGCAGCTTACGAAATTATCGCTAAAAAAGGGGCGACTTACTACGGTATCGGTGCTACTTTAGCACGTATTACAAAAGCCATCTTAAATAATGAACAAGCGATTTTCCCATTATCGGTATATCTTGAAG
This Granulicatella adiacens ATCC 49175 DNA region includes the following protein-coding sequences:
- the pth gene encoding aminoacyl-tRNA hydrolase, which translates into the protein MKLVVGLGNPGAKYKGTRHNVGFMTMDEVAYQEKFDFDKALFDAVFAQGQMGGEKVIFMKPLTFMNLSGEAIRPLMNYYKIGIEDLLVVYDDMDLPVGKIRLRQKGSAGGHNGMKSIISCLGTSEFNRIKVGVGRPKEGRTVVGHVLNRFEKEEEEDIIFAVQKSVDAIRSWIDTDDFVKTMNQFN
- a CDS encoding L-lactate dehydrogenase; translated protein: MEKSQKHGNKVILVGDGAVGSSYAYALVLQGIAEELGIIDINFEKTEGDALDLSHALAFNAPKKIYAATYEDCHDADIVCITAGAAQKPGETRLDLVSKNLKILKNIVDSIMASGFDGIFLMASNPVDILTYATWKFSGLPKERVIGSGTSLDSARFRQTIAELVGVDARNVHGYIMGEHGDTEFPVWSHTNVGGLQIYEWVRQNPHVDEEKLVEVFFQVRDAAYEIIAKKGATYYGIGATLARITKAILNNEQAIFPLSVYLEGQYGQDDIYIGAPAVIGREGIRQIIEIPLADSEQEKMNLSAKTLKSILNDAFEKLEAENN